The following is a genomic window from Micropterus dolomieu isolate WLL.071019.BEF.003 ecotype Adirondacks linkage group LG12, ASM2129224v1, whole genome shotgun sequence.
TGGTGCAGCTGAGGGGCCGTGTCTGGTGTTAGCCTCTGGTGTTAGCCTCTGGTGTTAGCTGCTTCTTGCTGTGGAAACGTTTAGTGTTTTAGGCCTGCGAAGGTGCGAGGAGGAGGGGCCTCTGCAGGGGGAGGGGCCTCTGCAGGAGCACAGTGCTGGTGTCTGTGGGTCTGAGGAGGAGGCAACacttcctcttctccctctctgttcaGATAGATGcttctctcatgtctgtgcttagattagcttagcataaagactgtaaacagctagcctggctgcTCTATATCGCCCTCTGTATAAAGTTACACTCACAGGGAGTTGTGTTCTGTAaagtttattttcctttaataataataaagtggtCAGAAGACTGAATGGATCTGTTTCTGTGCTGCGGAGGGAAAGACGTCCAAACAGAGGAGATAAAAAGCATCTATGTCTTACACGTAGAAACATGGCAGACAACATGTTTGATGGTTAAAAACGTTTGATTAATGGTGCAAAATCACGTGACGTGTCATCTGTAATATGGTATCAGGTTATAACGGtttttgctgtccatgtagagcgACCGAGATTCATTAGGGAAGATATTTATTAGCAGGATTTGCAGTGCAAGCAGTATTTTTAATGTACTGGTGCAGTAAAAAGACATACTAAAGACAGTCCAACACAcatttgtagtagcgtccatgttgttTCTACATTCAGACTTAGGAGTACCTGGGGGCCCATCCGAGGAGCgcctgaatgcagcattagcaGACGAGGAGGGAGGACGAGCAGAACACGGAGAAGAAATAACGAAGACAAACGCTGTTGTGAATGAAACCTCAGGACGGCGTGACGTCCGCGTCCTGCTGCGACCGTGCAGCGGCGGTGGCGGCGTCTGTCTCAGTGACATCAGCGATGACGTCATCGGCCAGTCCCTCCTCAGCTTCTTGGGGTGGTGGGGTCGTTGCCAGGGAGACAGGCAGGTCACCTCCTGCAGGCAGAAGAGTCGGtgttaaagtgttttttacTCTGAATAGATGGAACAAACAGAgacgctgagctgcagcagcacaagTTATGTTCATTAATGAAAAGCTACTGACTCCACGGTCGTTTCTAATAATCAATTTTACAGATGTTGATAATTTGGCAGCGGCACCGAATCTCCTTAATCTCCGTACACAGCCTGAGAGGCAAAACCCAGGGCTAATCCGTAGTTCTCTGCCTGCAGAAGTGAGATTTAAATCCCCCTTTTAACTTATTGTTTCACAATAATAGACCATAGATTCTACTGTCTGAACTCAGATCTGAGTTCAGCAAGTGTAATCCTCTTTGTTTCTTATATGTATGTAAGGCTTAATCCTTTATCCGCATGGTGTATAacaatgttttcattgttcatCAACTCTAAAGCTTTTCTCCCTGTCTATAAGAGTTGGCAACATATTTGTTTAGACCGAGAACACAATTCCCTAACGTCTCTTTCGACTGACCTGCAAAAGGTTTCTACTGAATGTGCTTTAAGGTCTAAAAACCTAGTCTTGGACTGGATTGTGGTCTGCTTCTACAGTGATATGACTCAGATTTATGTCACATTACTGAAGGTTAAGACGCTGGGTCTTACCTTTGGACCTGTGTCGATATAAAGACACCATGAGGACAGTGGAGATGCAGTACGGGCAGAACACCACCAGGAGGCAGAACAATCTGAACACCAGCTGGTTGGAGGCACTGGTACCTGTAGAGAGAGGCACACCTGGTGGGTCGATGGTTCGGGAAGCTACACACCAAATTCAGTTTGCTAAGGGGTTCTGGGTTGAACAACATGTTTCCTCGAACCGGTGCTCAACGGGCTTCAAGGTACGTTTTCTCTCATTTGGTGGGTGGTTCAAAGGTGGCGAGATGTACAGATGTGGACAAAATTGTTGGTACCCTTCAGTAACAATTGGTGAAAATCAGACATTGCTTTTAAACTGTGGTTcaacagaataataaaaaaaactaatgaaactGGCTCGGACAAAAATGATGATTCCCTGAACTTAATTTTTAGAGGTCACTGCAATCAAGCATCTGTAACTCTCAATGAGACTTCTGCACTTGTCAACAGGTATTTTGGCCCAATTCTCTTAAGCAAACTGCTCCAGGTGTTTCAGGTTCAAAGGGTGCCGTCTCCAGACTGCATGTTTCAGCTCCTAACCACAGATGTTCTGTAGGATTTAGATCAGGGCTCATAGGAGGCCACTTCAGTATAGTCCAATGTTTTGCTCTTAGCCATTCTTGGGTGTTTTTAGCTGCGCTGTGGGTCATTATCCTGTTGGAGGACCCGTGATCAAGCTTCCTGACACTGGGCTGCACATTTTGCTCCAGAACGCCTTGATAGTCTTGAGTTTTTATTGTACCCTGTACAGATTCAAGACACCCTGTGCCAGATGCAGCAAAGCAGCGCCACAGCCCGCTTCACAGTAGGTACggtgttcttttctttgcatGCTTCATTTTTGCGTCCACAAACACAGAACTGATGTGACTTGCCAAACAGCTCCAGTCTCATCTGTCGGAAGGACATTCTCCCAGAAGCTTTGTGGCTTGTCAATATAGTTTTTTATGATTTGCTTTCAACAGTGGCGAACTCCTCTGTTGTCTTCCATTAAGTCCAAACAGTGAAGGATGGTGCGATCTTACACTGATGTACCTTGACCTCGGAGTTCACCTCTAATGTCTGTGGAAGTTGTTCTGTGCTCTTTGGTTACCATTTATATTATCAGTCTCTTCATTTGTCATCAAATTTCCTCTTGCGGGCATGTCCAGGGAGGTTGGCTTCAGTACCTTGGACCTTAAACTTCTGAATATGTGCAACTGTAGTCACAGGAACATCAAGCTGCTTGGAGTTGGTCATAAAGCTTTAACCTTGAACATGTTTGTCtatcatattatatatattatctaTGAGTCAGCTCTCTTCTTAGCTTTCTGTGGTCTATGTTCAGTGTGCTCACACCATGATACCAGACAGCACAGTGATGACTTTTCACCCTCTACAAGTTTGAAGATAACACCTtagtttaacatgtttatttggtCAAATTATTTCCAATATTTTCTACTGGTACCATCTTTTTTTGTCCACGTCTGTATATAGACACTGCCATATTAAAAAAGCAGGATGTACTAAAGGTGTTTATCAAATCTCGGTGTAGAGTTTGGGGACTGAACACTCCTGAGAAccaaaaattgtgttttgtgtttctgtgtaagGAATCTACAGCAGGTGAATCTCTGGATGAAATGAGTCCTGAAATCAAAGGTAACCTCCTCACCTGTcacagagatccagctggataGAGACTCTCCATGGCCTctgatgttacacttgtagaggccttcatcagacttggaaacatggtggatggtcatgtgacctgtaagctcagtcctgatgagggagccatctttatagaaaccagctgggaggttggaggAAAGGTTCTTTGTTTcacagtgcagagtgacatcatgtccctccatcacagggtgGACgggactctgcaggatcactggtccaTCTCAACACGAGATACAAGAGGTTTTAGTTTTCAAATAAACCTTAAGACCTCACAGAGTCGCTAGAGTGGCCATGTGTGCTAAACCGTGTGATGGTACAATCACAGCTTAGCAACAATGACTAGGGATGGGTGATCCCAAACTAAGTTGAGGCATGTGGGGTTAAGGGACATCAGTATCATTTTGTCATGCCAACTCAAAAGCCACTTCACAACAAAGTACTAATTAAAAAGTACTAAGTTGTCTGTAATGTTCGGTTCAGAAGCAAGAATCACGACTCCTTTAACatagaaaacttttttttaaacattcttAAGAGGATGATTTCTTCATCCTCTTTAACAGGTCCTTATTTTTCTAGTATTTAGTATTCTACTAAATACTGTGGCTGTCGGCTAGAAACCAGATGCTGCTTCTAtcatcagagacacacagtttCAGAACCGACTGAATTCTGATGGTAAATCTGCACCGTAAACTGTTCGTGTGCCGACAGCGTGATCTTACCAGTGACGGTGATGTTGATGGGGTTACTGGTCACTCCGtctctggactcacaccagtaGACTCCACTGTCCCGTGGGACGATGTAGCTGATGTTACAGGCAGAACCAACAGGCTTTCCCCATGCACCACATAGAGTATGGTTGTCTGTTGTGGTGTTCCTCCTCAGCGTCCATCCGGGGGAGTCGTCGAcctcctcacagctcagagTGACAGGTGTCCAGCTGAAGAACTGAGAGCTGCTGGGAGTCATGGTCAGATGAGCTGCCAGAAAATAAGAGAGCATGAAGAGAAATCAGCCTCAGATCAGTTTCTACGCAGACGATGAGCTTGTGTTCAGCCCTTGTGATTTACTGTGTTGAATGTGTGAttacacacattaaacacagtATTAATTTCTTCTGCCTGACATTAACTCCTTAAACTACTAAAGGTggtgcattaaaaatatttagtatttattcTACATCAGTCAAGCTCCATAGTCAGCAGCTTTGaaacaaaaaagtcaaatatgaaggagaaaaaatgttttcattctgAAACAAGACTCTCTTCCTCCAAACTAAATGTCACAGGAACATTTTTCACATCCGCTGAAAACTGCAGTTTCCAGCCATCCCAGACTGACAAACTCTCAGTTCACTGAGCACTTCTCTTGTGATGTTTTGCTGCGTACTCTGTGTATGTACGAATAaactattaatatttatttatttattatataaaatattgtttaaaatttgCCATGTAACTATAGCACCTTTTATTTCTTATCAGTTATTAAACCCGTttagaaaaaaacagtttagttttaactttaaatctgAATCAAAGCTCAGCATgacatttgttatttatgttaGTCTATTATTTAGAAGTTCAATAAATATTACTTTAGAATTCGGCACTGTACTCACAGGCCGTGGTATTTCTACTTTCAAGTGAAGGATCTGAATGTGTTTTCCAGGACTGAAAACATCGGCCAGGAAACACACTCTTGAATCTCAGTGAGGCTTTGttggttaaataaatattaaagtgAGGCTTAACTTTGTGTTACACTACAAGTATTTTGATATAACGAAGTGTGTATCATATTTGAATAAGCTCCTGTGTTACAGTTTGTCTTAATGTAAACATACTGACCTTGAGCGGGTCTGCAGCAGAGCGTGGTGGTCAGCCCTGAGGAGAAACAGCACTCAGTTGACACGTTACAACGGAAGACATCTTCACCTCAGACTCAGGGTAATACAGTGTGGTACCTTTCAGTATGGACGCAGTGAACTGAACCTTAAACAGCATCGTCGAGTTTACGTTCAGACATTAAATGAAGGGCTTTACAGTAAAACTGTTGAACACCGAATTTCATATCTTTACAGCATGTGAAAATCATTGATGTTTTAGTACTGTACTATATTAACTGTTTTACTTACAGAGCAGCCACTGGAAAGATGTGTCCTCCATCGTTCTGGCTGCTGACATGAGACCAGACCCAGAAACCAGacctgcttcctcctcctcctccctcttcctctttacAGGTGGGTGTGACGGTGTTGAGGTTTTGTTCTCCAGCAGTTAAGAGGTGGGACGATGGTGAGCCAGTATGGGTTGAACACAGCCACAACAAACACAGATGAACTCACCTGTAGAACTAAAGATAAAGGGAAGAAGACTTTCAAAGAACCAGCCTGATGAGCCTGAAGACATCTTTCTGAAGACTGAAGTGCACCATGtcacacaggaagtgaagtgTGCTGACACCTTTGGGCAAACGTTAAGTGTGACGACTGATCAAGAGAAGCACCTTTATTTGTATGGCGCAATTCATATACCAGGGGAGTTCATTGTGTTTTACGGGGTGAAAACTGCAGTGATGGGTAATTACTCATTTTGCTGACTTGGATCTCTGaatctcattcattaaaatgaactaatctttttttgaatcatttcattcatttcaactGGACTGGTTATTGCAgcactgcagccctctagtgggcgattaaaaaaacTGTGCAGTCCTCAAACAAGAAGGGGCAACTTGTTTGCTTAATTGTCAAAgtttaatgcacaaattcacctcttgatctttctctatcatcattctataaagccccatggacccacaaccaaattcaaaccatgtaaacgCCGCAGAAATATCTTGTCAATATTCAATCGCCACTGGCTCTGCTTTCCCTATTGTCCTCTTGCTACATTAGTTCACTGGACTGAACTATGGCTTGAAGTGCATTTTGAGTTCATTGCATCGTGTTATTTGGAGGCTTGGTTTGTTGTGATTTGATGAAATACAAACTACCTTTGAGTGCTGAACATTTGAGTGCTGTTTTTGCTTATCAAACTGTTGTTGTAATTTAAGGTGAGGGTgtacatttgttatttgttacatttgttCGTGTGGGCAAGGAAGATAACATAAACCAGATAGATTTGGTaaagaaaagttatttatcTGTAGGGTAAGAGTGATGCGCAGTAAACTGTAACAGAAAAAGGGATGCTGCTTAACCCAATGAAAACAATTTAACCAAAAGGAAATCTATACTGAGAGAGATCGCAGCTTAACTGAGGCATGgtagtaaaaacaacaaacaaattcaaaacaaaaacacaaagagagcagCCTTGACCAATTGTCACCGAGCCCAGCCAGACAGCAGGAGGAGTCGACGTCATTTGGTCCAATCCTTGGCAGGCAATCCTACAGCTCATTAGCATACAGCAACCTGTACAGATTCACTCAGAGCAAAGACAGCTACTAATACACAGGGCCGTAATAACATTGTATACGTGCATCCTTAGTGACAtttgtgcaaacatttttaagtAAATCTAAACATCTTAAATGTCAGGAGAGAGACCAAAAACCTGTAAAAAACTAAATCTGAAACTGCTGTTAAACTTTAACCTGCACATACTTTAGGCTGCATGTCTGCCAAGCTGCTCTGAAACACGAGGCCAGAGTTCCAGTTTATTGAGTAATCAGTGTAGAGGACTGCGGTTTGAAGCTGATACTTCCTGTCCTTAGCACAAAATCACCTTCGTCGGTTTTCTTAAGAGTTTTGGcctgcagacaaacagagacCTTTTGACCTTTGCCAACTCTTTCCATGTCTCAGTTGGCTGCTTCTCACTGTTCCCACTCTTGCCCTCGTTCACTCTCTCTGAATCTCTTactcatttttaaatgcaacacAGTAAATCATGTgacctccctccctctgttctgAAATCATAGTAATAAGAGAGATCAGGAAGCAGTACAGGATCTCcggctccagcagcagcagcagcagcagctcatggcagcttcagttttcagagtTGTGTGGATTATCTTGTTGCTGGTTTCTGCCTGTGGAGGTgagctctgtgtgtctgtttcattATCCTTTAAAACTTTCCAGCTGTGACAAAGTCTGATCTGCATTAACATTATTGACTGTTCAGAAATCTTTGATTCCtgatgaaatgtgtttatgtgtctgtATTTTTATCTGGGCGTTAATGCTTCGCCTCTTTTGCTGGTTTAGTTTTTGCCGTCATCTATTTACGGTTCAGTTCTTGCAGCGGTGACTTTAGGATTTTACTCTCTTGCCAAGTCCGGGTGTTGCAATGATGCAATGTATGCATTTGAAAGATTGAGTCCTCAGGCAGGAAAAACAGGTTGTAGGACCCAGAAGGAAATAAATGAATACGTTCATGAGGAAGTTTAATTAGATTAACTCGAGGTGTATAATTTACAGTTGCAGTCTAAattatctaaaacaaaaatttacCACAAAAGCGGGTAACCAAACAGGAATAGAAAATTCACAGGTAACGTAAAGTCCAAAAACCAAATCCATTCATCAATAATCCAAACAGAGGAGAGGACATACAGGCAGGGCTGCAGGTAGCAGACAACAAACGATGACCACACCACGAGGACTGATGAGAACTGAAGGGACTaaagcaccacacacacacacacagcccggGGAATCAACGTCAGGTCACAAGGGGAATCAGGGCTGACTGGACACAAAGCTGGACACAGGCAGTGAACTCTACAAAATAGCACAAGAAGTAAAACACAAGGATGGatttaccaaagtaaaacagatAATACCAAACTGATTTGTAATGGAAATTTtatgtgtttactgttttacctTTTATGCTGTATTATTATAggcttttgtttcactttgtgttATTTGATACTTTAATTATGTTGCAGCTAGGTGAAGGTTCCCCTGGGAAAGTAGCTTGTTAGAGAGTTTCTTATCTGACTATtcttgataggccttcatctcaggacagctgGTTCCTACTCTCTTCCTCAGACAGA
Proteins encoded in this region:
- the LOC123980217 gene encoding high affinity immunoglobulin gamma Fc receptor I-like isoform X2 gives rise to the protein MSAARTMEDTSFQWLLWLTTTLCCRPAQAHLTMTPSSSQFFSWTPVTLSCEEVDDSPGWTLRRNTTTDNHTLCGAWGKPVGSACNISYIVPRDSGVYWCESRDGVTSNPINITVTDGPVILQSPVHPVMEGHDVTLHCETKNLSSNLPAGFYKDGSLIRTELTGHMTIHHVSKSDEGLYKCNIRGHGESLSSWISVTGGDLPVSLATTPPPQEAEEGLADDVIADVTETDAATAAARSQQDADVTPS
- the LOC123980217 gene encoding Fc receptor-like protein 5 isoform X1, with the translated sequence MSAARTMEDTSFQWLLWLTTTLCCRPAQAHLTMTPSSSQFFSWTPVTLSCEEVDDSPGWTLRRNTTTDNHTLCGAWGKPVGSACNISYIVPRDSGVYWCESRDGVTSNPINITVTDGPVILQSPVHPVMEGHDVTLHCETKNLSSNLPAGFYKDGSLIRTELTGHMTIHHVSKSDEGLYKCNIRGHGESLSSWISVTGTSASNQLVFRLFCLLVVFCPYCISTVLMVSLYRHRSKGGDLPVSLATTPPPQEAEEGLADDVIADVTETDAATAAARSQQDADVTPS